DNA from Delphinus delphis chromosome 8, mDelDel1.2, whole genome shotgun sequence:
TTAAGGAATAAAGACATGTAAATAaactaattataaaaaataaataaataaactaattataaTAAGTTGTAACAGGTGATCTAAGAGATGTGCTATGTGTTGAATTGAGCCCacccccccaaaatttatatgttgaagccctagctCCCATTACTTCCgaatgtgacctgatttggaaatGGGATCATTgctgatgtaattagttaagacgAGATCAAACTGGAGTAGGATGGgtccctaattcaatatgactgctGTCCTGATAAAAAGAACACCATGTGAAAAGACAAACACACAGGGAGAAAGCCATGTGACCACTGGAGTTATGCTACCACAAGTCAAAGAACTATGGCCACTCGTGCTCCCGCAGTGTCCATGGCCACGCCTTTTTCCGCAACCGATTTTGCACGCACGTGCGGTGACGTGAAGAAGCCCCGCCCCACCCAGCAGGCCACAGCCGTTTGGGAACTCGAGACTCTTAAAACGGCAGAGCAACTTTTTCCAGGAAAGATGACAGACCAGATGTGCACCTTTCTTTTCAAAAAGCCTGGGCGAAAAGGGGCTACAGGTCTCAGAAAGCGGCCGATCTGCCACCAAGAGTCCGGAgacggcagcagcagcagtgatgAAGGCAGCGCTGTGGTTAGCCGGAAAAAGAAGCGGGCGACCCACAATCCGATGATACAGAAGACCCCTGGCAGTGGTAAACAGAAGGCAGCTTATGGTGACCAGAGTAGCCAGGAGGAGGAGAACGAGCCTGAGAGTCTCGGCGTGGTCTATAAGTCCACTCGCTCAGGGAAACCCGTGGGGCCAGAGGATATGGGTGCGACTGCTGTCTACCAGCTAGACACAGAGAAGGAGCGTGACGCACAAGCCATCTTTGAGCGCAGCCAGAAGATCCAGGAGGAGCTGAGGCACAAGGAAGATGACAAGATCTATCGGGGAATCAATAATTATCAGAAGTACATGAAACCCAAGGATACATCTATGGGCAATGCTTCCTCCAAGATGGTGAGGAAAGGCCCCATCCGAGCTCCCGAGCATCTGCGTGCCACCGTGCGCTGGGATTACCAGCCCGACGTTTGTAAGGACTACAAGGAGACTGGCTTTTGCGGCTTTGGAGACAGCTGCAAATTCCTCCATGACCGTTCAGATTACAAACATGGCTGGCAGATCGAACGTGAGCTTGACGAGGGTCGCTATGATGTCCATAAGGATGAAAACTATGAAGTGGGAAGCGATGAGGTGTAAATACCGTTCAAGTGTTTCATCCGTTGCCAGACCTTCCAAAACCCAGTTGTCACCAAGTGCAggctgtaaggccaactggcctgaggcaggggaacgcaatcagactcacgggttgcatcagaccgaaactttcCGGACTActcagttccaggaactgacctggggactttccacccggcccagccttcccgcctttagAGGGGTgggactaacggtcccaagactgatgcaaccggcaccagatattgccacgatacccgaagagaccaccaaataaggaataacctgtgccctcccggattcaccacacccctttcccgtcttcccctataaattctgcccaaaccctcgcccgggcgcgacttccctggcccctttctctcggaccaatgaacctcgcccgggagcgttcccaaataaagcttgtttaagctctcctccatctttggtgccgttccttacattTGGTGCCAAAACCCGGGAGGGGTACCAAGCCCCGCGGGTTACCGCGCGGgccgctcctcccctcccccaggagacaaCCAGGGAACCTCTACTCATCCACCCGATCCCGCAGAAAACAGGGTAAGTTCCCCTCCCTTGTTCCCTCCGACCCTCAGAGTCCCTGCCCACCGGACTCCCTGTCCTTAATCGCGGCCGCGTCAGGGACTCCTCCGTCCTCTGTCCGGGCCTCGGGCAACTGTGGAGACGTCCCAATCACCTGACCGCCCTCTGACCTGCCGTCAATTGGAGACTGAGACCAGGgacgcctctctccctctccattcactcagggacagactagaggtcatgggaacctcacaATCGAAACCAGATCCTAAGACGCCCCTGGGGTGTCTCCTAGCCAATTTTACAGCCCTCGGCTTCTCCCAAGATCTCCGTTTCCGATGGCTTATTTTCTATTCCACTGTGGCCTGGCCACAATATCCTCTAGAAAATCAATCCAAATGGCCTCCTGAAGGGACTTTACATTTTAACATCCTCCGTGATCTAGATAATTACTGCCGCAGGACGGGTAAATGGTCTGAGGTCCCCTATGTCCAGGCCTTCTGGTATTTACGCTCCCGCCCTTCCCTCTGCGTCAATTGTTCCACTTCCAAGATCCTTCTTGCCAAACAGACATCTCCTACATCCAAGGCCCTAATTTCCTTTGACGGTGACCCCTCTCCACTAGCCGACCCACCCGAATGTCTCGCCTCTAGCTCCTCCAGAGCTCCTCTCCAACCTCCACCCTACCCTGAAgcggtccctcctcctccctaACCTGCTCCGGCCCATCCAACCGCTTCCCCGCCTCCCTCAACGGTTTCTCCTCCCACACCCCTTGCTTCACCAATTAGTGCACATACACGCTCTAACGACTCCCAAGATCCAAatctcctctgccctctgagggAGGCAGCAGGAGCGGAAGGATTAGTTAGAGTTcatgttcccttttccctccaaggtctCTCTCAAATAGAAAAGCGATTAGGCTTCTTTTCTGCCGACTCTTCCCACTACATCAAAGAATTTTGCTACCTCTCTCAAGCTTATGATCTAACCTGGCACGGTATCTTTGTGATCCTATCTTCTATCTACCCTGACCCCTGACGAgagggaaagaattcaaactgCTGCCCGAAACCATGCAAATCAGGTTCAACTTATCGACAACTCCATGCCTGTCAGAGCGACTGCCATACCTGGCACCGATCCAGGCTGGACTTATCAGGATGGCCAAGATGGCCGTCGTAAACGCGACCTCATGATCCAATGCCTCCTGGCTGGCATGCAGGCTGCCACTCATAAGGTAGtcatttttgaaaaactaaaagagataaCCCAAGAACCTAACGaaaatccagctatctttctcaatCGCCTTACAGAGGCCTTAACGCTCTACACCCGGCTGGATCCCGACACTCCGGCAGGGGCAACGGTCCTAGCCACCCATTTTATTACCCAGTCAGCCCCGGACATCCGAAAGAAATTAAAACGGTTAGAAGATGGCCCTCAGACCCCTATTCGAGGTCTGGTAAAGATGGCCTTTAAAGTCTATAATGGCCGTGAGGATTTGGCAGAATCCAGCCGACAGGCTCGGATGCACCAGAAGGTGGCCCTCCAAACCCAAGCTCTTGTAGCCGCCCGAAGGCCGGCCATCTCCCATGGATCACAGCATCCACGGGGTCCGCAAAAGGCAACCCCGCTGGGGGCCTGCTTCAAATGCGGAAAAGAAGGCCACTGGGCTCGCCAATGTCCCAATCCCCGACCTCCTTCTAAGCCCTGTCCTAGCTGCAGGCTAACGGGCCACTGGAAGAGTGACTGCCCTACGACTGGCCCTCCCTCAGCGTCTCCATGCGGGGGGCAGGCCGACCCAATGGCATTACCACTCGAACTGCTGGGATTGGCTGACGACTGACGGCGCCCGGACTCGAAGACCCCCATCACCCTCGCCGAGCCCAGGGTAACGCTACAGGTAGCGGGTAAGTCCATCTCTTTTCTGGTGGACACGGGGGCTACCTATTCGGTCCTGCCTACCTATTCCgggccagtttctccttcccagatctcGGCCATGGGTATTGATGGCAAACCATCCTTCCCACTCCAGACTGGTCCACTCCCATGTCATATCGAAGGACTCCCTTTTACTCATTCCTTCTTAGTCATACCATCCTGCCCAGTTCCCTTGCTAGGCCAAGATGTCCTTTTCCACTTAGGGGCCTCCCTCCAGCTGGTTAGACTTGACCCTAAGGTCTCCTCCTCCcaactcctgcttcctcttctcggCCTGTCTCTAGAACCCTCCCCCTCCTATTCCCCTCTTCCAATCACACCAAACCCAATTAATCCCCAAGTTTGGGATACGTCTAAGCCCATAACAGCAACATACCATTCCCCCGTCCTCATCCGCCTAAAGGACTcctccaaatttccatcaagGCCCCAATTTCCCATCTCTGAGACTCACCTTAGGGGCCTACAACCTATTATCACCAGACTCCTAAACCAGGGACTCCTTATCCCCACTGATTCTCCCTGCAacacccccatcctgcctgtccGCAAGGCCTCTGGGGATTATCGCCTGGTCCAGGACCTCCGACTAATAAATGAGGCCATAATTCCTCTCCACCCAGTAGAACCAAACCCATACACCTTGCTCTCCCATATCCCCCCATCCACAACCCACTTTACGGTTCTGGATCTCAAAGATGCCTTTTTCACTATCCCCCTACATCCCgactcctatttcctcttcgccTTTACCTGGACAGATCCGGATACTCATACTTCCAGTCAGCTCACCTGGACAgttcttccccagggcttccgCGACAGTCCTCACCTCTTCGGTCAGGCGCTGGCATGGGACCTCACTTCCTGCTCCCTTACCCCCAGCACACTCCTTCAATATGTAGATGACCTCCTCCTTTGTAGCCCATCTCTCAACCTCTCAAGACAACATACTGCAGATCTCCTCAATTACCTTGGCTCTCGCGGTTATCGGGTCTCCCCAGCCAAGGCTGTTATCTGTATCTTCTGTAACCTACCTGGGGCTCCACCTTACCCCACCACAAAAGGTCTAACAGCCGACCGCACCCGGATTATCCGTGAACTCCTGCCTCCGGAAACAGCGGAACGAGTTCTCTCCTTTTTGGGCCTTATAGGATTTTTCCAGCAGTGGATCCCTAACTTTGCTCTCCTCGCTAAACCCTTATATCTAGCCGCTAAAGAAACCCCTCAAGgacccctcacctctccttctgCCGTTCGACAGGCCTTTCTCACCCTCCGTAACGCTCTGATatcttctcctcccctttctctgcccaACCCAAACCAACCTTTTCACCTTTTTGTGGATGAACGGGCCGGAATAGCCACTGGTCTCCTTGCCCAGCCTGTAGGGCCTTCCTACCGCCCCGTGGCTTACCTCTCCAAACAGCTAGACCCAACCATTCGGGGATGGCAACCATGCCTTCGGGCCCTAGCAGCGGCAGCCGAACTGACCAAACAAACACTCAAACTGACTCTGGCCCACCCACTAACCGTGTTTTCCTCCCACCGGCTGGCCGACCTTCTAGGCcacaagtctctctccctcctgggcccctcccgcaTCCAGGAGTTCCACCTACTGTTCATTGAAAGCCCTGCTATCTCCCTCGACCTCTCCCCCCGCCTAAACCCGGCCTCCCTCTTGCCTGTCTTCGATACCGGGacctccccttcccactcctgcccccaagTTGTGGAGGCCCTCAGCCCGCCGAGAGAGGGACTCTTTGACACCCTTCTTTTCAAACCCGGACCGCACCCTCTTCGTAGATGGCAGCTCAATACTCGGTCCTGACGGACGCCGATGGGCAGCCTATGCGGTGGTAACTATCTCAACTATTATCGAGGCTAACAGCCTCCCAGAAGGGACAACCTCTCAAAGGGCTGAACTGATAGCACTCACGCAGGCCCTCGACCTCTCTAAGGGCCAAAGGGCCATCTTTCTCCCTATGGTCGCAGGCATTTCCCTCGCCTCCTCTCTCGTTGCTGCGGGCATCGGGGGAGGAGCCCTAACAGTGTCTCAACATCCCGTGA
Protein-coding regions in this window:
- the LOC132429182 gene encoding E3 ubiquitin-protein ligase RNF113A-like, producing the protein MTDQMCTFLFKKPGRKGATGLRKRPICHQESGDGSSSSDEGSAVVSRKKKRATHNPMIQKTPGSGKQKAAYGDQSSQEEENEPESLGVVYKSTRSGKPVGPEDMGATAVYQLDTEKERDAQAIFERSQKIQEELRHKEDDKIYRGINNYQKYMKPKDTSMGNASSKMVRKGPIRAPEHLRATVRWDYQPDVCKDYKETGFCGFGDSCKFLHDRSDYKHGWQIERELDEGRYDVHKDENYEVGSDEV